DNA from Syntrophorhabdaceae bacterium:
CAAAACAGCACATAAATGATGCAATAAAAACAGCAAGGGTCTTCATATATGTTATACTTATTCCTGATGCCTTCACAGCCTGGTCGTTATCTTTAACCCCTCTTATAACAAGCCCTATATCTTGATTAACGAACCTCCTCATGCCAAACAAAAAAAGGAGCATAACAATTATGACTATATATTGCTCTGCATATTCATGGGGAAAACTATCCACACCTGTTATCCCATTTGTGCCGCCCAGGATATTGAGAGCTTCTATTACACGGGTGGCAAGGAGAGGATACATGAGTGTTACTATGGCAAAATACACACCCCTCAGAGGCAAACATGGAAGCACAGTAATGGTACAGAAAATAGCCCCCAGTATAGTGGCAAGGGGTATGGATAGATATATGGGCAGATGAAGATAAACATTAAATATGGCAGTAAAATAACCACCTACACCTACGAAGAATGCACCCCCTAAACATACAAGCCCCACATAGTTGGCAAGAAAATCAAAGGCAAGTGCAAGGAGCGAATAAACAAACATGATGTTTATTACCCTCTTCCAGTATGGAGCAAGCTCAAGAAATAAAGGCAAGACAAGGACTCCCACAATAAGTAAGAGTCTTGGGCCCATGAGATACAAAATCTCCCTATATGAGGAGATAGCATATATACCTTCAGTTCTTACCTTTATACCCCTATCTATCCTCTCTTTTCGCATCATATCCATGGTCTATACCCTCTCTTCAAGTTCTTTCTGTTTACCAAATATCCCGGATGGTTTAATCAGGAGTGTTACAATTATAGCTATGAGGGCCACAACCATCTGATAATGGGATGACAGAAAGGCCTCTGTCAATATCTGGGCAAAACCTATAATAAATGAGGCGAGTATTGTTCCTGCCCAACTCCCCAGACCCCCTATTACACATACAGCTATGGCAAAGATAAGGACATTATATCCTGCCTCCACGATGATATTTCCTAAAGGTAAGAGAACAACTGCAGCAAATCCAGCAAGCCCTGAACCTATGGCAAGGGATATTATGGCTGTCATATCAGAGTCAATACCGAGCATCATGGCAGCCCTCTCATCCTGGGCAATACCCCTTAGTGCAAGTCCTATCTTGTTAAAATGGGTAAATAAATAAAGGAGGATGAATGTGCAGATACCTACACCTACCACAATGAGCCTCTGGTGATCAATATTTACCCCGAATATACTTACTGTCCCTGATGAGAAAGTAGGAAGCGTGAATGTCATGCCCCTTAATCCACCCCACCTTAGTCCCTCAAGGATTGCAAGACCTATGGCATATGTCGCTATTATCTCCGATATCTCCATGCCCCTTATCTTTATCAAGATAAACCTATATATCAATGCACCTATAATGCATGTAATGGCTATGGAGATAAAGATCGCAAAGGGGTATGGAAACCCCTCAAACTTGTTCATAAAAAGCCAAGTGACGTATCCTGTAGTGATATATAAGGCGCCATGGGCAAAATTCGGAAGCCTGCTGATGCTGTATACAAGGGTAAAACCAAGTGAAATAAGGGAAAGGGTTATGCTATTTATAATGCCATAGACTATGATCTCCATGGCGCCTCCTTATCTATTTCATCCAAGGAGGAAGCATGACTTTGCCATCAGCTACCTTTGGTGGAAAGACCTGGACCCTCTTGCCTGCCTGCCACTGGATAATCCCTGTTACAGCACCTTCTTTTGGATCAAAAGAAGGGATGATCTGATGGGTCTTTTTATCAAAACGCATACGGCCATATACACCCATAATATCCAGGTCTTCCAGGGCCTTTATAACCTTATCAGAATCAGTACTCCCTGCCTTTTCTATTGCCTCCTTTAATTGATAGACAGCCATATAACTTGATGATGTGCCGTAACCTTCAGGTTCAATGCCCCATCTCTTCTTATATGCCTCTACAAATTTCATTGTCCATGGGGTTATCTTTGCAGGTGCATTACCACCATTTACAAGATTAACGATAAGATACTCGCCCTTTCCACCTGTTGCCTTCCAGAAACCAGGCTGCTCAGCGGCATTAACAAAACCTATGGGAAGGCTTTTTAGCTTCATATCACTCCATTGTTTAAGAAGTATGGCACTTTCAGGCATATCCATCCATAGAAAAAGGATCTGAGCACCTTTTTTACCTGAATCTGAAAGCCCAACTGAGTAATCGGTTGTCCCTGTAGGATATATCTTCATATCTATGACATTCCAGTTCTTTTCTGTAAGGGCTTTTTTCATATATTCTCCACCTGCCCTCGCATGTGCCACATCCTGAACCATTATATAAGCCTTATCAAAACCATGTGCCTTCCTCAGGTCCTCAAGCATGGTAACAAATTCATTCATCATAACACCCACATGGCTTGAGTTTCTAAAACAGTATTTATATTTTTCATAGTTATCGCTTACCTTTTTATGATAGGCAGGCGTGAGGACCCCTGTTGTCAGGATGCTTATCCTCTTATGTTTACTTAGAAGATCCATGGCAGCTAAGGCAGCCTCAGAACGCACAGGACCACCTATGATAAAATCTGCCTTCTTCTCAAGGATGAGTTTCTCCACAGCCAGAAGCGCTTCGCTCACCGGCACCCCTGGTTCAAGATCCCTGGTATCTATCACTTCTATCTTAAATGGCCTTTTCTTACCAGCAACATTCACACCGCCTTTGGCGTTTATTTCTTCGGCAGCAAGCTTTATACCCCTCTCTGCATCCCATCCATACAAAAATGCAGTAGCAAGGGGTGCACCTATTACAATAGGTTTTTCAGAAGCAACGACTGAACCTGAGATTAAAAAAACAAAAAATAAAAGACAAAGAAAAAAATAGACTAACCTCTTCATAATACCCCCCTTTTTTTAACCTGGACTTTTTCACAGGCATTTTTGATTAAAATTAGCAATTATTGTGCCACTTATAATTGGTTGAAAACAATCTGTTTTTACAATATGTTTTTAAATCCACAGCATTTAACGTTTTCATTTGTTAAAATGACTCTTTCAAACTTTGAAAATTTTTTTCAAATAAATCAGCTATTTCTTGTGCATATTATTTTGATCTTTTAATAAGATCTATCTCTTTAAGTTGTTTTATCTCTTTTTTAAGATATGATACAGACACATTAAGGATATTGCTTGCCTTTTCAAAATCCCAATTCACTGCGTCCAACACCTTCAGGATGTATTCTCTCCTTATCTCATCCAAGGTCTTGACTTCACAGTTCTTCATAAAATTATTTTTGCAAATAAAATGCCATTGATATTTTTTATTTCAGGGCATCAAATTTATCTCTTTTAAGATATACATTACAATTATATAAAATCTTTTTATATTTCTTTAAATTGAATAATTTGATATAATTTGACCATGTCAGCGGTAATAGAAATCATAAGAAAAATTGAGCAGGTTCATCCAGAGCTAAGGGAAGTATTTGTAATGCTTCTTGAAGAGATGGAGAGGCTTAAAGATATAGTTACGAAAAAGGAATTTAATGAACTCAAGGCAGTTGTTCAAGAACTGGCTGAGGCGCAGAAGAGGACTGAGCAGAGGGTAAATGAACTGGCTGAGGCGCAGAAGAGGACTGAACAGAGGGTAAATGAACTGGCTGAGGCGCAGAAGAGGACTGAACAGAGGGTAAATGAACTGGCTGAGGCGCAGAAGAGGACTGAGCAGAGGGTAAATGAGCTGGCTGAGGCGCAGAAGAGGACTGAACAGAGGGTAAATGAGCTGGCTGAGGCGCAGAAGAGGACTGAGCAGAGGGTAAATGAGCTGGCTGAGGCGCAGAAGAGGACTGAAGAAGAAATAAGAAAACTAACAATCGGACAAAGGCATTTAAGAGAACTAATAGGTGGCCTTACCCATACTGTTGGGTATCGTCTCGAAGATGAATCTTATAAGGCACTGCCCAGGCTAATCAAAGAAGACTTTGATGTGGAAATAGTCGGCAGACTCAAGAGAGATTTTATAGAAATAGGTAAAGATAGGTATATAGAGGTTAATATATGGGGGGAAGGAAGGAAAAACAGCAAAGAATATGTAATAATCGGAGATGCCAAGAGCCAGCTTAAAAAGCGCGATATTGATGAATTTATTAAAAGAATAAACTATATAAAGGCGTTTGTTCCAAAAGAGCAGATCAATCTTATTGTTACCTACATAGCCCCTCCTCAGATACAAAGATATGCAAAAGAAAAAAATATAAAAATATACTTTTCCTATGAATTTTAAATCTTTTCAAAAATTTAAATAATTCAAAAGACTAATTAAATTTGGATATTTCTATTTAACAGGGCTTTTTTCAAATTAAGCCATGAGACCTTTTATAAGATCTCATGTATTTTTTCTATATCTCTTTACCTTCAGCTATACCATATTCCTTTATTTTCTGGCGCAATGTGGGTCGGGAAATGCCAAGGATCTCGCAAGTCTTGCCCAAGTGCCATCTTGTGCTCTCCAATATTTTTACAATATACCCCCTTTCTATCTCTTGTAGGGTCATTTCGCCTTTTATTTCAGTCTTATTGTTATGTTCTTTAAAATGGTTCTTTTTACCCAACATGGGCGCTATAAGGTCTAATGTTATCACCTCTCCCCTTGTATTCACAAATGCATGGGTTAGTATATTTTCAAGTTCCCTTACATTTCCCGGCCAATCATAATCCATCATTCTTTCTATTGTTTGATTCTCGATCCTTTTAGGGTTACTCTTTAACTCATAGGCTATCTTTTTTAAAAGATAATCCGCAATAAGTGGAATATCTGATTTTCTCTCCCTCAGTGCTGGGACCTTTATTCTAGTTACACTTAATCTATAAAATAGGTCCTCCCTGAATGTCCCATCCTGAACCATCCTCCATAGGTCCCTGTTGGTAGCTGCAATGACCCTCGCCTTTGATCTTATCTGTTTATCTCCACCTATCCTTTCAAACTCTTTTTCCTGAAGGAATCTTAATAACTTTGGCTGAAGTTCAATAGGAATCTCTCCAACCTCATCAAGAAAGATGGTTCCTTCACCGGCAAGTTCGAGCTTCCCTCTTTTTGTGACTACAGCACCGGTAAAAGACCCTTTTTCATGGCCAAACAGCTCACTCTCTAAAAGCGTCCCCACTATTGCAGAGCAATTAATGATGCGAAACGGTTCGTTTTTATAAGGGCTGTGATAATGGATTGCCCGTGCTATTAATTCCTTACCCGTCCCGGTCTCCCCCTCTATAAGGACAGTAACCCTGTTTTCAGAGAGTATGCCAATTGCCTTGAACACCTCTTTCATTATGTTACTCTTGCCAACAATCCTTCGTTCTTCAAGATCAAATATTGTATCTATTGAAGGCTCATTCTTTAATTCACTATCATAAGAAATAGACCTGAATGCCTTATTTATTGCCTTTTCTAACTCCTCTACATCTATTGGCTTGGGTATATATTCGAATGCACCTGATTTTACAGCTTTAATGGTGGTCTCCATATCATGGAAGGCAGTAATGATAATGATATTTCTGTTCTTTATCTTAATTTTTTCAATTAGATCTATTCCGTTCATATCAGGGAGTCTTACATCCAAAATTATCAATTCAGGATTAAAAGTTTTGCTTTTGAATATACCTTCTGCAGCATTTGTTGCGCATTCAACGTTATATCCTTTTTCAGATAAAAACATCTCCAGGGACTCAAGGAGAGATATCTCGTCATCTATTATAAGTATCCTATGTTTTTTCATGCCCCATCTATACAAGGTAATGTTATGGTAAAGACTACGCCATTTGGTTTTCTTAATTTTACATCCACAGAGCCTCTATGCGCCTCTATGATCCTCTTAGCATTTGTAAGTCCTAATCCGGTCCCCTTTTTTTTCATACTGAAAAAAGGGTCAAATATATAAGGTATGTTCTCCTGAGGAATACCTGACCCATTATCGCTAATAATTACCTTAATATTTCTTCCCTGTGAAGTAAGTTTAGTCTCAATCTCTAATATGCCCTTCTTTGGGAGCGCCTCAATGGAATTAATAAGTATATTAATGATGGCCTGTTCCATCCTCTCATAATCCATAGACATAAGAGGCAGTGTTGTTGTATATCTCTTTTTTATTCTTATTGCCTTTTCCTTGAACTTTACATCAAGGACATCAAGACATGAATTGATAATCTGGTTAATTGAAGTAATTACGAGATTTAATTTTATAGGTTTTGCAAAATCAAGCATCTCATCCAGTATTCGCTCAAGTCTTGATAATTCCTGAATAATAATCTCCATTCTTCTTTTATCATTACCCCTAAAATCTGTATTTTTTGTGATTATTTGGATATTCATCTTTACAGATGAGAGGGGGTTTCTTATCTCATGTGCCAGAGATGTGGTAAGTTTTCCTACGTTTGCTAAACGTTCTGATTCCCTTATACGGCGTTCTGCCTCCATACGTTCTGTAATATCCCTGCAAATGCCGGCAACTGCGAAGTTACCACGATAAATAATACCCTTAACCTTATTTTCTGTAGGAAAGATATTACCGTCTTTATGCCTTCTCATATACATATACAGGTCTTTCGAGTCCTTTCCTTCAAGCCTCCTTTCGTATAATTTTTTCACCATGGGCAGGGATTTAGGCGCTACGAAGTCAGAATAGGGTCTACCTATGACCTCATCTGTATTGTATCCATGGAGATCACAGAATGCCTTATTGGCAAATACAATTATCCCATCTTGATTTACAAAATAACCATCATTTATATCCTCTACAAGGACACGATACTTTGCCTCTGACTCCACAAGCTCTTTTGTTCTCTTTTCTATTTCAATCTCAAGGTTCTGAGCGTGTTCTTTGATCTGCTTTTCATGAAGGGATTGAAAATAATCGCTAAACCTAGTAATGGTATAAAAAAGACATGTATTAAGCCTCTCTATTGCGTTTTTTAATGCCACATCATCAAGCTCCTTTATCAGGAGAGGGACAAGAATGACCCTATATAGCTCGTAGGCGTTCTGCACCTCTGAAAGGGCAAATCCTCCTTCAAGCCTGATCTTTGTTATCCAGTGTATATGCTCATTGATCTTTGAAAGGTCATTTTCTACAACAGCAGCGCTACTGGCATCAAATGCCCTTGAAACAGTCACTTTAAGTTCTTCCAAGGGTCTTTCTCTATATCTTTTACTTACATTATTATGAAGCTGAATGATCCAATCATCTATTACCTGTTCACGATACTTCTTTAAAATACCTTTTAAATCCACAATATTGAAATTTTACTTTTTAAAAAAAACATAGTCAAGCTTTGTTGGTTATATTTACCGCATTGAAATTTTATTATTTTTTTCTACTTATATATGGTAAAATTAAGAACTTTACATTAAAGAGTGAAACAATAATATGGATGAGCAAGATACATTATTCAGTAAATGGCTCAATGAATTTAAATCCTTAACGCTCAATGCCTTGGAAGCAATTGAGCCTGAAGAATTTATAGATGCTCTCCTTAAGAGGGATGCGATAATAAAAAAGATCATAGAAAAAAACATTGAACTTGACCCTGAGGAGGCAACATACTATCTAAAACTTGAGGAAAAAATTTTAGAGAGGCTTGAGGAGGAAAGAAAGATTATTATAAAGGATCTATCTGATATGGGAGATAAAAAGAGGGCAATAAGGCAATATACACCTAAGTTCCCCTTCCCACCTATGCCTGCCTTTTTTGATAAAAAAGGTTAAAATTTTTTCTTAAGTTTTAAAAAATATATCCGATAAAGTCTACAGGTGAAAATATGACTATATCGGATTTTCAAATTAACAGTGTTATTAAAAGCTATACAAAAAATATGAAGTTTAGGGTCAAGGTCTTTGACTCAGACAAGGCACCCAATAACATTGTTCATGAAGACCGGGTTCTCATTTCTGATGATGGAAAAAAGATGCTCATGGAGAGAATTGGCGAGAGCATGGCGGAGAGACTGAGAAGGCATGATAACGAAGGAAATGATATTCAAGATTTTAATAGTAGATGATAATGCAGAGATCAGAGAAATTGTCAAAGAATATCTCACTAATAATGATTGTATAATTGAAGGTGCAAATAACGGCAAAGAGGCATTAGAAAAATATAGCTCCAACCCCTATGATATCATTATAACAGACCTAAAGATGCCAGAATTATCAGGCATCGATCTAATAAAACATATAAAACAAAAAACAGATGTAACAGAGTTTATTATAATAACAGGGTATGCATCCCTTGATACTGCCATGGAGGCAGTAAGATTAGGTGCTTTCGATTACATTGTAAAGCCATTCAGGATGGAGGAACTAAAGGTTGCTGTAAAAAACGCAAAAGAAAAGATTTTACTTAAAAAAACCAATCAGGAACTCCTTGAAAAACTAAAAAATTTTTATACTGAATTAGATAGATATAGCAAACAGGATAAAGACTCGGCAGCGCTAAAAAATGAGGAAAAAGATTTTGGGACTGAAAGACTGGTTAAGGAGATTAAAAACCTTGAAAGTTTGATCAAGTCCCGCCTTATGATTGAATAAATTTTATAAAGGACTCATTATTATGCTCGAAGGAAAACATGTCCTTGTTGTTGATGACAACCTTGATATAGTTGTTGCCCTGTCTGATTTCCTTGAACTAAATGGTTGTAATGT
Protein-coding regions in this window:
- a CDS encoding response regulator, producing MITKEMIFKILIVDDNAEIREIVKEYLTNNDCIIEGANNGKEALEKYSSNPYDIIITDLKMPELSGIDLIKHIKQKTDVTEFIIITGYASLDTAMEAVRLGAFDYIVKPFRMEELKVAVKNAKEKILLKKTNQELLEKLKNFYTELDRYSKQDKDSAALKNEEKDFGTERLVKEIKNLESLIKSRLMIE
- a CDS encoding ABC transporter substrate-binding protein, with the translated sequence MKRLVYFFLCLLFFVFLISGSVVASEKPIVIGAPLATAFLYGWDAERGIKLAAEEINAKGGVNVAGKKRPFKIEVIDTRDLEPGVPVSEALLAVEKLILEKKADFIIGGPVRSEAALAAMDLLSKHKRISILTTGVLTPAYHKKVSDNYEKYKYCFRNSSHVGVMMNEFVTMLEDLRKAHGFDKAYIMVQDVAHARAGGEYMKKALTEKNWNVIDMKIYPTGTTDYSVGLSDSGKKGAQILFLWMDMPESAILLKQWSDMKLKSLPIGFVNAAEQPGFWKATGGKGEYLIVNLVNGGNAPAKITPWTMKFVEAYKKRWGIEPEGYGTSSSYMAVYQLKEAIEKAGSTDSDKVIKALEDLDIMGVYGRMRFDKKTHQIIPSFDPKEGAVTGIIQWQAGKRVQVFPPKVADGKVMLPPWMK
- a CDS encoding PAS domain S-box protein, which produces MDLKGILKKYREQVIDDWIIQLHNNVSKRYRERPLEELKVTVSRAFDASSAAVVENDLSKINEHIHWITKIRLEGGFALSEVQNAYELYRVILVPLLIKELDDVALKNAIERLNTCLFYTITRFSDYFQSLHEKQIKEHAQNLEIEIEKRTKELVESEAKYRVLVEDINDGYFVNQDGIIVFANKAFCDLHGYNTDEVIGRPYSDFVAPKSLPMVKKLYERRLEGKDSKDLYMYMRRHKDGNIFPTENKVKGIIYRGNFAVAGICRDITERMEAERRIRESERLANVGKLTTSLAHEIRNPLSSVKMNIQIITKNTDFRGNDKRRMEIIIQELSRLERILDEMLDFAKPIKLNLVITSINQIINSCLDVLDVKFKEKAIRIKKRYTTTLPLMSMDYERMEQAIINILINSIEALPKKGILEIETKLTSQGRNIKVIISDNGSGIPQENIPYIFDPFFSMKKKGTGLGLTNAKRIIEAHRGSVDVKLRKPNGVVFTITLPCIDGA
- a CDS encoding branched-chain amino acid ABC transporter permease, whose product is MEIIVYGIINSITLSLISLGFTLVYSISRLPNFAHGALYITTGYVTWLFMNKFEGFPYPFAIFISIAITCIIGALIYRFILIKIRGMEISEIIATYAIGLAILEGLRWGGLRGMTFTLPTFSSGTVSIFGVNIDHQRLIVVGVGICTFILLYLFTHFNKIGLALRGIAQDERAAMMLGIDSDMTAIISLAIGSGLAGFAAVVLLPLGNIIVEAGYNVLIFAIAVCVIGGLGSWAGTILASFIIGFAQILTEAFLSSHYQMVVALIAIIVTLLIKPSGIFGKQKELEERV
- a CDS encoding sigma-54 dependent transcriptional regulator → MKKHRILIIDDEISLLESLEMFLSEKGYNVECATNAAEGIFKSKTFNPELIILDVRLPDMNGIDLIEKIKIKNRNIIIITAFHDMETTIKAVKSGAFEYIPKPIDVEELEKAINKAFRSISYDSELKNEPSIDTIFDLEERRIVGKSNIMKEVFKAIGILSENRVTVLIEGETGTGKELIARAIHYHSPYKNEPFRIINCSAIVGTLLESELFGHEKGSFTGAVVTKRGKLELAGEGTIFLDEVGEIPIELQPKLLRFLQEKEFERIGGDKQIRSKARVIAATNRDLWRMVQDGTFREDLFYRLSVTRIKVPALRERKSDIPLIADYLLKKIAYELKSNPKRIENQTIERMMDYDWPGNVRELENILTHAFVNTRGEVITLDLIAPMLGKKNHFKEHNNKTEIKGEMTLQEIERGYIVKILESTRWHLGKTCEILGISRPTLRQKIKEYGIAEGKEI
- a CDS encoding branched-chain amino acid ABC transporter permease, encoding MDMMRKERIDRGIKVRTEGIYAISSYREILYLMGPRLLLIVGVLVLPLFLELAPYWKRVINIMFVYSLLALAFDFLANYVGLVCLGGAFFVGVGGYFTAIFNVYLHLPIYLSIPLATILGAIFCTITVLPCLPLRGVYFAIVTLMYPLLATRVIEALNILGGTNGITGVDSFPHEYAEQYIVIIVMLLFLFGMRRFVNQDIGLVIRGVKDNDQAVKASGISITYMKTLAVFIASFMCCFGGAYIAHLYMWAGLSLFALDFSIIPIASVVIGGGGTLVGAVIGSFILVPLSEFLRFFGTFRIVIYCAALTAFIVLKSEGLMVYLQRKYHQFERWVKV